A single window of Nicotiana tomentosiformis chromosome 1, ASM39032v3, whole genome shotgun sequence DNA harbors:
- the LOC138907251 gene encoding uncharacterized protein: protein MNEVPWFADLANFLVSGIIPDEFYSNQRKKLKQDCQDYYWDKPYLFLIFTDGVIRRWVSDEEQNVILEAFHSLPYGGHHGGAKIAGKVLSCGFYWPTIYKDSSDMVKRCDER from the coding sequence ATGAatgaggtgccatggttcgccgatctagcaaacttccttgtaaGTGGAATCATCCCAGATGAGTTCtattcaaatcaaaggaagaagctcaaacaggattgtcaagattattattgggacaagCCTTACCTCTTCTTGATTttcacggatggggtaattagaagatgggTATCGGATGAagagcaaaatgttattcttgaggctttCCATTCtttgccttatggtggtcaccatggcggagcaaaAATTGCGGgtaaagtgctaagttgtggtttctattggcccactatCTACAAAGATtcaagtgatatggtgaaaagatgtgatgaacgCTAA